From the genome of Persephonella atlantica:
CGTACTATTGCTTCTCCAAGACCTCTAATATCCATAGCATCTTTAGAAGCAAAGTATATAATCCTCTCAACAACCTGAGCAGGACAGTTTATGTTTATACATCTCCATACAGCCTCTCCCGGAGGTTTCACAAGTGGAGAACCACATGAAGGACAGTTTTTTGGAAACTGTATAGGTTTCTCGTCTCCCTTTCTTGCTTCTGTTATTACTTTCACAACATAGGGAATAACATCTCCTGCCCTTTCAACGAGAACAAGGTCTCCAACTCTTATGTCTTTTTCTTTTATAAAGTCTTCATTTATCAGGGAAACAGAAGATACTGTAACACCGCCAATCTCCACAGGCTCTAATTTTGCTACAGGTGTAACAGCTCCTGTTCTTCCAACCTGAAACACAACTTTGATTATTCTTGTTGTTGCCTGCCTTGCTCTAAACTTAAAAGCTATAGCCCATCTTGGATGGTGGGATGTTACTCCCAGTCTGTTGTAAAGGGATATGTCATTTACCTTTACAACCATACCGTCTATCTCGTAGGGATAGCTGTCTCTCTTTTCCTGCCACTCTTCACAGTACTGGATAACCTCATCAATCCCTCTACACACTTTTATCTCCTTAAATGGAGACCTGAAGCCCAGTTCATAGAGCATTTTTATAGACTGGTGGTGTTTTTTTATCTTTGTTCCTAAAAGGCTTTCTCCCTTTTCATCAACAGCATATGTAATCTGATAAACAAAGGCCTCAAGACCTCTTTTTGCTACCTCTTTTGGGTCCTGAAGCCTGAGTGAACCTGCTGCCGCGTTCCTTGGGTTAGCAAATGGGGGTAGGCCCTCCTCTAATCTTTCCTGATTTATCTTTTTAAACAAATCTTTTCTTATCAGAACTTCTCCTCTGATTTCTATCGTTTTTATGCCGTAGCTTTTAAAGTCAGCTGATAGGGGAATGGTTTTTATTGTTTTCAGGTTTGGCGTGATGTCTTCTCCTACAACCCCGTCTCCTCTTGTTGCCCCTCTGATAAATATGTTGTTTTCGTAAACGAGAGATATTCCAGCTCCATCAAACTTTGGCTCAACTGAATACTCTACAACATCAAGACCTGTTGCTTCCCTTACCCTTCTGTCAAAATCCCTCAGGTCTTCTTCGTTATAGGAGTTGTCAAGGGATAGCATCGGTGCAAGGTGTTTTACCTGGGGAAACTCTTTTGTTAGCCCTGAAGCAACCCTCTGGGTTGGTGAATCTGGAGTTATGAGCTCAGGAAATCTCTGCTCAATATCTTTCAAAAGGTGAAACAGTTTGTCGTATTCGTAATCGGAGATAACAGGATTTGCAAGAACATAATATCTCCAGTCGTGATATCTTATAACATCCCTCAGCTCTTTGACTATCTTTTCTGCATCGTTTTTTGTTTTTATCTCTTTCAGTGAGATATTTAGAAGCTGGCGTGTTTTTTCTATCAGCTGTTTTTCTTTTTCTGGTGTATACATAATCAGCGCCCCTTAACGATCTCTACTCCGTGGCTGGTTCCAATTCTGTCTGCTCCTGCCTTTATCATTTCGGCAGCCTGTTCAAAAGTTTTTATACCACCTGCAGCCTTTATTTTTATCTTTCCATCTGAAATTTCTTTCCACATTTTTACATCTTCAATTTTTGCCCCTTCCGGTGCAAATCCTGTAGATGTTTTTATATACTGTGCACCAGAGTCTATAACAATCTCAAGGGCTGTTTTCTTTTCTTCTTCTGTCAGGTATGCCGTTTCCACTATGATTTTGTGGACAACCCCCTGAGTATAAGAGATTATTGTCTTTAGCTCATTTTCCACAAAGTCGTAATTTCCTGACTTGAAGGCTCCGATGTTCCACACAATGTCCAGTTCATCTGCTCCATCATTAATTGCTGTTGATGCTTCCACAAGTTTTGTCTTTGGAGTATTTGCCCCGAAAGGAAAACCTACAACACTGCAGACCTTTATACCTGTTCCTTTAAGAAGTGTTTTTGCATATTTCACATAGAATGGATTCACACACACTGCATAAAAGTTATACTGAACAGCTTCTTTGCATAAAATTTCTATATCTTCGTAAGTGGCGTAAGGTTTCAGGTTTGAATGGTCTATATATCTATTGATGTTCAAAAATAAATCCATACCAATTCTCCCCTTCCTTGTTTATGTCTTTTTTTGAAATCTCTTTTTTTATACGTAGCCTGTGTTTGTGTGCCATATTTATTATTTCGTCTCTTTCCTTTTCCCCGTAAATTCCCGTTATTATTAAACAGTCTTTAAACAGCTGCACTATTTTATCAAAATGTTCTCTGAATATATCCATCTGGAGGTTTGCTATCACTGTATCAAACTTGTCCTCTACCTGCTGCACAGACTTTTTTTCACATTTTATTGAAACTTCGTTTTCCCATGCATTTTCACTACATTCTTTTACCGCTTCTTCCTGAACATCAATAGCATACACATCTGCTCCAAGTTTTGCAGATGCAATTGCAAGAATACCTGAGCCTGTTCCAACATCAAGAACTTTTTTACCTTCCTTCACACATTCTGGTATCAAAGAAAGGGCAATCTGTGTTGTTGGGTGAAGCCCTGTTCCAAATGCCATACCGATTTTAAGTTTTATAGGGATGTAATCTTTACCTTCGTAAACTTCCCATTCTGGAATTATTATGAAAGGAGGTGCTGAGATAGGTTTAAAGTTTTCTTTCCACTTTTCTTCCCAGTTTTCTTCTTTTACCTCTTCTTCTAATATTAAGTTTCCCCCTCCTAATTCTTCAAATATCTCGTTGATAGCCTCTTTTATCCCTTCATACTCTTCATCTTGAACATAGATGGCAAAGTTAACCTCACTTTTGTCTCTGCTTAAAATTTCTATGCCGTATCCGTTAAACTCAATCACAAAGATATCAAAAAGAGATGCTGGAATAGAAAATATCAGTTTTTTCATCACTGTTCCTTCTGTAGTGTAAAAATCAGATTTCCGTATGTATCATACTCTATCTTTACTTTGAATTTTTTACCATTTATGTTTCTGTAGGTTTCTATGTAGTTAAAAATCTCAACTTTTCCGTTGCTTT
Proteins encoded in this window:
- the ligA gene encoding NAD-dependent DNA ligase LigA; its protein translation is MYTPEKEKQLIEKTRQLLNISLKEIKTKNDAEKIVKELRDVIRYHDWRYYVLANPVISDYEYDKLFHLLKDIEQRFPELITPDSPTQRVASGLTKEFPQVKHLAPMLSLDNSYNEEDLRDFDRRVREATGLDVVEYSVEPKFDGAGISLVYENNIFIRGATRGDGVVGEDITPNLKTIKTIPLSADFKSYGIKTIEIRGEVLIRKDLFKKINQERLEEGLPPFANPRNAAAGSLRLQDPKEVAKRGLEAFVYQITYAVDEKGESLLGTKIKKHHQSIKMLYELGFRSPFKEIKVCRGIDEVIQYCEEWQEKRDSYPYEIDGMVVKVNDISLYNRLGVTSHHPRWAIAFKFRARQATTRIIKVVFQVGRTGAVTPVAKLEPVEIGGVTVSSVSLINEDFIKEKDIRVGDLVLVERAGDVIPYVVKVITEARKGDEKPIQFPKNCPSCGSPLVKPPGEAVWRCININCPAQVVERIIYFASKDAMDIRGLGEAIVRRFYELGFLKSIPDIYRLPYEKIKQLEGFGEKSVENLKNAIEESKHRPIHRLITGLGIRYVGKVTAKTLSEHVNCVEELKDWSVEQLENLPDIGYVVARSIYDFFHNEQNIKILQELKSLGVETCKEKEEKIEHIFDGKSFVFTGTLHCCSREIAQEIVERLGGKATSSVSRKTTYLVVGENPGSKLRKAQQLGVEIIDEEHFIQMIKDHIPQELKSKVKL
- the deoC gene encoding deoxyribose-phosphate aldolase codes for the protein MDLFLNINRYIDHSNLKPYATYEDIEILCKEAVQYNFYAVCVNPFYVKYAKTLLKGTGIKVCSVVGFPFGANTPKTKLVEASTAINDGADELDIVWNIGAFKSGNYDFVENELKTIISYTQGVVHKIIVETAYLTEEEKKTALEIVIDSGAQYIKTSTGFAPEGAKIEDVKMWKEISDGKIKIKAAGGIKTFEQAAEMIKAGADRIGTSHGVEIVKGR
- a CDS encoding 50S ribosomal protein L11 methyltransferase, whose protein sequence is MKKLIFSIPASLFDIFVIEFNGYGIEILSRDKSEVNFAIYVQDEEYEGIKEAINEIFEELGGGNLILEEEVKEENWEEKWKENFKPISAPPFIIIPEWEVYEGKDYIPIKLKIGMAFGTGLHPTTQIALSLIPECVKEGKKVLDVGTGSGILAIASAKLGADVYAIDVQEEAVKECSENAWENEVSIKCEKKSVQQVEDKFDTVIANLQMDIFREHFDKIVQLFKDCLIITGIYGEKERDEIINMAHKHRLRIKKEISKKDINKEGENWYGFIFEHQ